Within Aphelocoma coerulescens isolate FSJ_1873_10779 chromosome 1A, UR_Acoe_1.0, whole genome shotgun sequence, the genomic segment TCTTTATTGTGACTATGCAAAGTTACAAATTTGATCCAAGGAAACATCCATCTCTGCAGGAGACTGAAGCAACAATTCTAAGTAGAAAATTATGCTCAGTAATGAAGATGTTGGTGTCTGTCTTTTGAATtcaacagcacagacagtgctAACTTGCAGCAGGTGTTACCTCATTTCAAAACCTCACTAGGATCACTAGTGTACTATTTGAACTGGACTTTGTGTTCACAGTATAACTCTGGTATTCCTGGCATAGGCTCTGTTCTAAATTATGCAGAGATGAGTGTTACATACAGTGTTGATAGGGTAACATCATCTAATCTTTTAATTGTTTGATTTTTCACAACAAAAAGAACTAAAGAATAATTTTACTTACATTTTGCCATCATATTTTTGCTAGTGACAAGCATAAAGTACTTTCAATTTAGTCCTTTCCCATGATCACCATGAAAAACTGGTACCGGACAGCTGAATACATACAAGCAGTTATGAACAGCAGAGTTTATTTATTGAGTGCATTTAACTGACTCCACAGCTATCACTGGCTCAAGCTGCAATGAAATAATGACATCGCATGTTCACAGGTGTGACAGCAGCAAAGCCCTAACCCTTACGCTATCATCTGACTTTGTTTGAAGTAGAATTGGTTCCCATTCACTTCAGCTGAAACTACTCCTGCCTTTCCTCCACTAGAACTGAGATAGGCTTTGACATCGTGCTCCCCTGAGGCTGAAACAGCATGACTGAAGCATCTCAGAAAAAACTGCAGATCTGCATCACTGGAATAGAAAGAAAACTTCAGAATTATCAACTTGTGCAAGTGCTGTGTACCTGGAGTTTATTAATTATATTAAATGTGCATGAAGATTTTTATGGTTGTTTCCAGTAATAATAGACATATTttaaggcaaaaagaaaaggatatCCTTTCCCCAAAGAATACTGAAGAAATCTGCTTAAACAAATCAAGCATTCTTAATTACTATCCTACCTAGTGAAACAATTCTTGGAAAAATTAACTGTTTGAAGCATTAAAAAAGAATAGCAATTCTTAATGCAAGGTAATACTGGTATTTTGGTacaagattttattttagttatttttcagatttctttactcTTTCCCTATCTCACTTTTTTACTGTACATTTTTACTGTACTATTGCAATTTACCCACTAATATTTcaatttataatttttaattggCTTAACTAAGGCTCACTATACTAATGTCAAATGCTTCATAACTGAAGAACTTCAGCTGCATGAGGTAAGCTTGGTAATTTgagtatttaaaaatgaaaaaaggaaaggaaataacaCCTCAGTGTCCTTAATCCTAACCATGACTTTCCTAATAACTGCTCTCTCTTGACTCTCAGTCTCTCCCTTGTTCTGATCCTAATGATCCTATTTCAGGCACAACAGAAGCATCTGCTACTTCTCTGCATAACTAATCCCAAAGGATATTTCTTGGCTGGGCTATTTTGGACTGCttccaaagtaaaaaaaaaaaaaaaaaaaaaaaaaaaaaaaatcaatacttCCTCCCATATTTGCTTAGGCTTCATGTCTTATCTACTTCTCAGCTTTTTTGGCACAGCATTCTTGCCACAATAACTTTATGCTTAGATTATGATGAATTAGGGGTTAAACCTGCTGCTTTGGTTTAGCAGTTTGCACCCTCCTTCCTTACAGCAAGATCAAGGCTTTTACAACTGCTTGTCTGTACTGCaatatttcatgttttcagtTCTAAGAGTCTTTCAGCATCCCAGATGTAGCATAGAGACTTCTATCACTAGGTAATACACATACCTTATCCTGTCACATTAATTTATGCCCTAGTTCAGCCCTTCAAAGCTAAAGGGTTCTACAAGGCTATCAATAACCAAGTTCTTTTCCCTACTAATCTGCAGTCTGGTACTGGTTCTCTCTCCTCCCACTACTATTTTGCATGAAAACCTGTCACTTCCACCCCCTCTCTTTTCCAGAGATTAATCAATTTGCCTATCAACAGTTCTGTATGATGTGACAAATACTTCTATAACCCTTAAAACAATATCCTTAATAACCCTTAAAAAGTCTTTCTTCATTCAGCTGGATCTCCATCTTCTGGCCACAACTACACACTGCAGATCTTCACATTTTATAGACAGCCTAAACCAATGAAACTCCACACCAATATATAACCTAACTGTTTGCCACAGCACTTAGAAAGCAGTAAAATCAAAgaacattttcttatttttgtttgtaaatTACATTTTACCAATACTGCAAAAGTTTCTAAATTTTTTACCTGGTTTTCTTATGACTGTTCTTTTTGCTTGTTGTttccttttcacttttttccttttctactttgtcttttttctctttctttgatTGTGTAGGGGGCACAAATTGCTGAGGAACCTGTTGTGCAACCAGCTGAGAGACAGGTCGAGGTTTCCTGTGTGCACATATATATAGACATGCATAATGCTTAGACTTTGCAAGTCTCAAACTGTCTACACTTCAGTTATTAACATTAACTATCACTGTAAGAAGAAATATTGTTTAAACAAATCTTGCTGCTAACACTCCATTAAGATAGCATATAAAATTTAAACCCATTATAGCCTTTTGTTTCACTTACATGCATTATCAACAaatgagatttcttttttttattttacaagaTTTAGAGACCATACTTTGCAATGTGCCCTCTTCTCCCAGCTGTCATATCCAAACAGAGAGCTCAGAGTGAGCtccaaaagacaaaaattacTTTACCACCCACTCCCAGCCGCTTCAAATGATGAAATGGTCTGTTCTGAGTCTATTCCAATACAGAAGTAGACAATCCATatcacaaaaaggaaaaagctgacCTTTGAGGTACCAGAGCTAAAGCCATTGTTTGCCTTATAGAATAAAACTTAAGTGTTTTCAGCTCAAACAAATTCATTGCAGGCAATAATAAATCCTGTTGGGTATCATTTTTATCATGTTCACTGGAACAAAATACACTGCTAATTAATATTAGTAGGATATAGCTGTAAGAACACCTGTACTTCGGAAGCTGGCAACAGAAACATATGCCTGCAATCCACCAGTATACACAGTGCAGGTTTCATTTCCAAGTTTTGATCCAAGCTAAAAACCAGTGTGAGAAGAGCAATGGCAGGCTAAAGAATTTCAACAgtttattatttttacattttccaaaatattattttgaaattaattttttattctgtttcgTATTGAAATACAATGATCCTatttgaaatgaaacattttactCATTCCATTGCAAGTGTATTTACTTGCTATGTAGTTTTGAAATTAAGAAATTTCAAGTCATGATATATAAAAAAGGTTCTGTTATTAAGACTTTGAAGATGTaaatttcttctccaaaagAATGCTTGCCCTGCCAGCTCTTGGGTTTTGTTAGTTGGATTGTGATGTt encodes:
- the YAF2 gene encoding YY1-associated factor 2 isoform X2 translates to MGDKKSPTRPKRQPKPSSDEGYWDCSVCTFRNSAEAFKCLMCDVRKGTSTRKPRPVSQLVAQQVPQQFVPPTQSKKEKKDKVEKEKSEKETTSKKNSHKKTSDADLQFFLRCFSHAVSASGEHDVKAYLSSSGGKAGVVSAEVNGNQFYFKQSQMIA